A genome region from Baekduia alba includes the following:
- a CDS encoding CaiB/BaiF CoA transferase family protein: protein MTGALPFEGLKVLDLSRLLPGGFCSLLLADFGADVIKVEDTGMGDYVRWSPPAFEGAEETAKGALFLSLNRGKRSVRIDLKSAAGRDVLLRLARDADVLLESFRPGVLDRLGVGYERLRQENPRLVYCAITGYGLTGPNVARSGHDMNYLGLNGVLAISGDADGPPLQAGGQIADLGGGALMAAFGILAALRERDRSGEGQLVDVSMFDGALSWLAMVAARVFAAGERPRRGSELLSGSLLCYRPYRCADGWVTLGALEPKFFAAWCAGVERPDLVEKQFERPGSAAHAEVEAIFLQRTRDEWAAFADAHDCCLEPVLEVEEALESELVRAREMVIEFEQPGAGKVKGLGMPVKLSRTPGRVRSGGPALGEHTEQVLAQAGFAPEEIAQLVEDGAVATAASVATGSSFLAQP from the coding sequence GTGACCGGTGCTCTGCCGTTCGAAGGGCTCAAGGTGCTGGACCTGAGCCGGCTGCTGCCCGGCGGGTTCTGCTCGCTGCTGCTCGCCGACTTCGGCGCCGACGTCATCAAGGTCGAGGACACCGGCATGGGCGACTACGTCCGCTGGTCGCCGCCGGCGTTCGAGGGCGCGGAGGAGACGGCGAAGGGCGCGTTGTTCCTGTCCTTGAACCGCGGCAAGCGGTCGGTCCGGATCGACCTCAAGAGCGCGGCCGGCCGCGACGTGCTGCTGCGGCTCGCCCGCGACGCCGACGTGCTGCTGGAGTCCTTCCGCCCGGGCGTGCTCGACCGCCTCGGCGTCGGCTACGAGCGGCTCAGGCAGGAGAACCCCAGGCTCGTCTACTGCGCGATCACCGGCTACGGCCTGACGGGGCCCAACGTCGCGCGCTCGGGCCACGACATGAACTACCTGGGGCTCAACGGCGTCCTGGCGATCAGCGGCGACGCCGACGGCCCGCCGCTCCAGGCCGGCGGCCAGATCGCCGACCTCGGCGGCGGCGCGCTGATGGCCGCGTTCGGGATCCTCGCCGCGCTGCGCGAGCGCGACCGCAGCGGCGAGGGCCAGCTCGTCGACGTCTCGATGTTCGACGGCGCGCTGTCGTGGCTGGCGATGGTCGCCGCGCGCGTGTTCGCGGCGGGCGAGCGGCCGCGCCGCGGCTCGGAGCTGCTCAGCGGCTCGCTGCTCTGCTACCGCCCGTACCGGTGCGCGGACGGCTGGGTGACGCTCGGCGCGCTGGAGCCGAAGTTCTTCGCCGCCTGGTGCGCGGGCGTCGAGCGGCCCGACCTGGTGGAGAAGCAGTTCGAGCGGCCGGGCAGCGCCGCGCACGCCGAGGTCGAGGCGATCTTCCTCCAGCGCACGCGCGACGAGTGGGCCGCGTTCGCCGACGCGCACGACTGCTGCCTGGAGCCGGTGCTCGAGGTCGAGGAGGCGCTGGAGTCCGAGCTCGTGCGCGCGCGAGAGATGGTGATCGAGTTCGAGCAGCCCGGCGCGGGCAAGGTGAAGGGGTTGGGCATGCCGGTCAAGCTGTCGCGCACGCCCGGGCGGGTGCGCTCCGGCGGCCCGGCGCTGGGCGAGCACACCGAGCAGGTGCTGGCGCAGGCCGGCTTCGCCCCCGAGGAGATCGCTCAGCTCGTCGAGGACGGCGCCGTCGCCACCGCCGCCTCCGTCGCGACCGGAAGCAGCTTCCTGGCCCAACCGTGA
- a CDS encoding MerR family transcriptional regulator, with protein sequence MNDNGLLKMSELAQRSGVSAGTIKHYLREGLLGDGEGVVRTSRNMAYYPPAYVERITLIKRLQEDRFMPLKVIKGMLDTDPDRALALVELEDKILERALEQRESARVSPAEIKRRYDLPENVLERLAEIGVLTPNARGYDADDVAIVEAMVRFRAGGYDETLGFTVYDTLRYREALQPLVEEEIATMLGRLAGEVEPDRAADIIASGADPLRELLGAMHSKLLLAELRRQAGER encoded by the coding sequence GTGAACGACAACGGCCTCCTCAAGATGAGCGAGCTCGCCCAGCGCTCCGGCGTCTCGGCGGGCACGATCAAGCACTACCTCCGCGAGGGGCTGCTCGGCGACGGCGAGGGCGTGGTGCGCACGTCGCGCAACATGGCCTACTACCCGCCGGCCTACGTCGAGCGCATCACCTTGATCAAGCGGCTGCAGGAAGACCGCTTCATGCCGCTGAAGGTGATCAAGGGGATGTTGGACACCGACCCCGACCGGGCGCTCGCGCTGGTCGAGTTGGAGGACAAGATCCTCGAGCGCGCGCTGGAGCAGCGCGAGTCGGCGCGCGTGAGCCCGGCGGAGATCAAGCGCCGCTACGACCTGCCCGAGAACGTGCTCGAGCGGCTGGCCGAGATCGGCGTGCTGACGCCCAACGCCCGCGGCTACGACGCCGACGACGTCGCGATCGTCGAGGCGATGGTGCGCTTCCGCGCCGGCGGCTACGACGAGACGCTGGGCTTCACCGTCTACGACACGCTGCGCTACCGCGAGGCCCTGCAGCCGCTGGTCGAGGAGGAGATCGCGACCATGTTGGGGCGGTTGGCCGGCGAGGTCGAGCCCGACCGCGCGGCCGACATCATCGCCTCGGGCGCCGACCCGCTGCGCGAGCTGCTCGGCGCGATGCACTCCAAGCTGCTGCTGGCCGAGCTGCGCCGGCAGGCCGGCGAGCGCTGA